A part of Candidatus Poribacteria bacterium genomic DNA contains:
- the cas6 gene encoding CRISPR-associated endoribonuclease Cas6 — translation MTRFDSCEDPAFSERIRQNLIRKHEAIHGRAPHDDTLTFTFDKGYIDRRQGRVTRLVDYKGIKIRGVMCPFDVSGSIPLIQIGYECGFGDKNSAGFGMVDVQTNFNLNLISKNCIIYF, via the coding sequence ATAACTCGGTTTGACTCTTGTGAGGATCCCGCCTTCTCAGAACGCATCCGTCAGAACCTCATCCGCAAACACGAAGCGATCCACGGTCGCGCCCCGCATGACGATACCTTGACCTTCACTTTTGACAAAGGCTATATTGACAGACGACAAGGACGTGTCACCCGTCTCGTAGACTACAAAGGCATCAAGATTCGCGGCGTGATGTGTCCTTTTGATGTTTCTGGGAGTATTCCCTTAATCCAGATCGGCTACGAATGTGGCTTCGGCGACAAAAATAGTGCAGGCTTCGGCATGGTAGATGTCCAAACAAATTTTAATTTGAATCTCATTAGTAAAAATTGTATAATATATTTCTAA
- the cas8a1 gene encoding type I-B CRISPR-associated protein Cas8b1/Cst1 → MPIYEKLMGNPFVDAGVCGICEWLERRPQPEEITTTDLEVMVEEFIPMAAKWEKWGSIFTLNHSLTNPSKKKDERLAHFRGMLLDYIHNVKELDQIGDCMGCGRRDVGSTPLLDKTGVPLTGGKNSNFFPVFSEGAGYCPACSFSIQFLPFSLVATGKNGGRFLMLHSKSWELMRIWTIRCIQGIKQQYSQQQSGECFKPDYENSRNGLFYMVREMIIECEEMQLYDEITDKDVSMEVYSFTNNNQFPDIEIFYIPSSVFQFLSAAEQNPYKDAWYEIVQIGYGRGKSKKDYKKSRNLVYEYLLEDRSIRGFFLSRRTQKHRGNWELFSLYLQKVRNMKPTRIEKIKQVGDLIAESIRKSEKRGLNRLQDLENATTYFDCRSVLLRIIRDRIVQKEPEPLFSFDDCVEHIFISADNAQSWSDELDDSELDEEEKEQLRHSINDNVRFWRETRDLLLFRIYEQLHSWLTEQEDN, encoded by the coding sequence ATGCCAATTTACGAAAAATTGATGGGAAATCCGTTTGTTGATGCGGGGGTTTGTGGAATTTGTGAATGGTTGGAAAGGCGACCTCAGCCAGAGGAAATTACAACTACAGACCTTGAGGTGATGGTTGAGGAATTTATTCCTATGGCAGCGAAGTGGGAAAAATGGGGTTCAATTTTTACACTTAATCATTCACTAACTAATCCTTCGAAAAAAAAAGATGAACGGCTAGCTCATTTCAGAGGAATGCTTCTTGACTATATTCATAATGTCAAGGAACTTGATCAGATTGGCGATTGTATGGGATGTGGTAGACGTGACGTAGGATCAACACCTTTGCTTGATAAAACAGGCGTTCCACTAACAGGTGGAAAGAATAGTAACTTTTTCCCTGTTTTCTCCGAAGGAGCAGGTTATTGCCCCGCTTGTAGTTTCTCGATTCAGTTTTTACCCTTTTCTTTGGTTGCGACTGGGAAAAATGGTGGAAGATTCCTTATGCTTCATTCCAAATCTTGGGAACTTATGCGAATTTGGACAATACGGTGTATCCAAGGTATTAAACAACAATATTCTCAACAACAATCAGGAGAATGTTTTAAGCCTGATTATGAAAATTCTCGCAATGGTTTGTTTTACATGGTGCGGGAAATGATTATTGAATGTGAGGAAATGCAGCTTTATGATGAAATCACAGATAAAGATGTATCTATGGAAGTTTACTCCTTTACAAACAACAATCAGTTTCCAGATATTGAAATCTTTTACATCCCGTCTTCTGTCTTTCAATTTTTATCTGCCGCCGAGCAGAATCCCTATAAGGATGCCTGGTACGAGATCGTCCAAATCGGTTACGGGAGGGGGAAATCTAAAAAAGATTACAAGAAGTCAAGAAACCTTGTATATGAGTACCTATTAGAAGATCGATCCATTCGTGGCTTCTTTCTAAGCCGGCGTACTCAAAAACATCGCGGAAATTGGGAATTATTTTCCCTTTATTTACAGAAGGTGAGAAACATGAAACCAACACGGATTGAGAAAATTAAGCAGGTTGGCGATTTAATTGCAGAGAGTATCCGTAAATCTGAAAAGCGTGGATTAAATCGACTCCAAGATTTAGAAAATGCAACAACTTATTTTGACTGCCGCAGCGTTTTATTACGTATCATTAGAGATAGGATTGTTCAAAAGGAACCAGAGCCGCTGTTCTCGTTTGATGATTGTGTTGAACATATTTTTATTTCTGCTGATAATGCTCAATCTTGGAGTGATGAGTTAGATGATAGTGAGTTGGATGAAGAAGAAAAAGAACAGTTGAGACATTCTATAAATGATAATGTCAGGTTTTGGCGTGAAACCCGTGACTTGCTGCTTTTTCGGATTTATGAACAACTTCACAGTTGGTTAACTGAACAGGAGGATAATTAA
- the cas7i gene encoding type I-B CRISPR-associated protein Cas7/Cst2/DevR: MSKHLIGLMLIDAPYSALNNADKPKDRPNDNIVVVKTLKKGRRGQTYPYVSGQAWRNWWRTTLEHEFDDWHNSPIDREDKIAYTKVDPVKYDDDDVFGYMRARSEGKGKQKEDLTVTRLSPLKCSPLISISPQIPTNDFGVMARQEGDPVPYEHQFYSCILQGIFSLNLSAVGSFSAVNKTGYKNIRDDYVPTIEAARGTRENEDSPWVLPKDIRVRRCQQTLKALPFLSGGAKLTSHLTDVTPKLIILSVLKGGNHPFMNLIVEEEGLGKLSLSALREIIGDYKDRFCDAIYIGRRSGFMDDIDGKLTELAGDNNLPGEIVYDTPNTVITQLSQKLETHVGDTP, translated from the coding sequence ATGTCTAAGCATCTTATTGGACTAATGCTTATTGATGCCCCTTATTCAGCGTTGAATAACGCTGATAAACCGAAGGATCGTCCTAACGATAACATAGTTGTTGTTAAAACCCTTAAAAAAGGGCGCAGAGGACAGACTTATCCCTATGTGTCCGGTCAAGCATGGCGAAATTGGTGGCGCACGACTCTTGAACATGAATTTGACGACTGGCATAACTCACCTATAGATCGAGAGGATAAAATCGCATATACCAAAGTAGATCCGGTAAAATATGACGATGACGATGTTTTTGGTTATATGCGTGCGCGAAGTGAAGGGAAAGGAAAACAAAAGGAAGATCTTACGGTAACCCGTTTGTCCCCTCTCAAATGCTCACCGCTTATTTCCATTTCACCACAAATCCCAACGAACGATTTTGGTGTGATGGCACGTCAGGAAGGGGACCCAGTGCCTTATGAACACCAATTTTACTCTTGTATTCTACAAGGTATCTTTTCTCTAAACCTTAGTGCGGTCGGATCGTTTTCCGCTGTTAACAAGACAGGGTATAAAAATATCCGTGACGACTATGTTCCAACTATTGAAGCCGCACGTGGAACAAGAGAAAATGAAGATTCACCGTGGGTCCTTCCGAAAGATATCCGCGTCCGACGTTGTCAACAGACACTTAAGGCACTTCCTTTTCTCAGCGGAGGGGCAAAGTTGACATCACATCTCACTGACGTTACTCCCAAACTCATTATTCTTTCTGTGCTTAAGGGCGGCAACCATCCCTTCATGAATTTAATAGTTGAAGAAGAAGGGCTTGGTAAATTAAGTCTGTCTGCCTTGCGAGAGATCATAGGAGATTACAAAGACAGATTTTGCGATGCAATTTACATCGGTAGACGGAGCGGGTTCATGGATGACATAGACGGCAAACTCACTGAGTTAGCAGGTGACAACAATCTGCCGGGTGAGATCGTTTACGATACACCAAATACGGTAATTACTCAACTGTCACAAAAGTTAGAAACTCACGTTGGAGACACACCATGA
- the cas5b gene encoding type I-B CRISPR-associated protein Cas5, which yields MKVIRVHITGWIASFRNPLFISGFQPTLPLPPLSTLYGLFTAAKGDWVTPHDTAIGFVFKSNGKAVDLETIYEFEDTLSPNSKINKQKSGLGSSKVLYSMRMNPNIKKREFLVEPQLYLYTPEIWLKEAFERPRYPLLLGRSSDLATVKSIDEIELESRSETTYQNTIIPFPDPQLYGQVQALPTHFTAEIPRRQCGTRAFCIITEPIKYRGNVLHDPDKNWGVYLHERIPGNFTVPVEQTRKPIDKNYQIPDVSGNQMQFFDP from the coding sequence ATGAAGGTAATTCGCGTTCATATTACCGGCTGGATCGCCTCTTTCCGGAATCCGTTATTTATTAGCGGATTCCAACCGACACTCCCTTTGCCACCACTCTCGACTCTCTATGGGCTCTTTACCGCCGCAAAAGGTGATTGGGTTACACCGCACGACACTGCAATCGGATTTGTTTTTAAAAGTAACGGAAAAGCTGTTGATTTAGAAACTATCTACGAGTTTGAGGATACTTTGAGTCCGAACTCTAAGATAAACAAGCAAAAATCTGGTTTAGGTTCTTCAAAAGTATTGTACTCAATGCGTATGAACCCTAACATAAAAAAACGTGAATTTCTCGTTGAACCTCAGCTCTATCTCTATACCCCAGAGATATGGTTAAAGGAAGCGTTTGAACGCCCTCGGTATCCGTTGCTCTTGGGACGCTCCTCCGATTTAGCAACTGTCAAATCCATAGATGAAATTGAATTAGAGAGTAGGTCGGAAACGACTTATCAAAATACGATAATCCCATTCCCTGACCCACAACTTTATGGACAGGTCCAGGCATTGCCTACGCACTTCACGGCGGAAATACCCCGTCGGCAATGCGGCACGCGTGCTTTTTGCATCATTACCGAACCGATAAAGTACAGGGGCAATGTTCTACACGATCCTGATAAGAATTGGGGGGTGTATTTGCATGAACGCATCCCGGGAAATTTCACAGTCCCTGTTGAGCAAACAAGGAAACCTATTGACAAAAACTATCAAATTCCAGACGTGAGCGGAAACCAGATGCAATTTTTTGATCCCTAA
- a CDS encoding transposase codes for MRPNLPRRKPTRLRDYDYSQPGASFVTVCAQHRKCLFGAIVDEQMQLNAISKIVVECWNRIPQHFPSIGLGESVIMPNHIHGIITCNPVGAGSPHPIENTSHRRGEVPSPAYRGSPSLGKIVAYFKYQSTKYINQHRNTPGTRIWQRNYHDHIIRDDADLQRIHQYIQDNPMKWALDQLHPDNPSKW; via the coding sequence ATGAGACCCAATCTTCCACGTCGCAAACCCACGCGCTTACGGGATTATGATTACAGCCAACCCGGTGCATCTTTCGTGACCGTCTGTGCCCAACACCGGAAATGTTTATTTGGGGCGATTGTGGACGAACAAATGCAATTGAACGCAATAAGCAAAATCGTCGTTGAATGTTGGAACCGTATTCCCCAACATTTTCCTTCCATTGGGTTAGGGGAGTCTGTTATCATGCCCAACCACATACACGGCATTATCACATGCAACCCCGTAGGGGCGGGGTCCCCCCACCCAATAGAAAACACTTCTCACCGTAGGGGCGAGGTCCCCTCGCCCGCTTATAGAGGTTCACCTTCGTTAGGCAAAATCGTAGCCTACTTCAAATACCAATCCACCAAGTATATCAACCAACACCGCAATACACCCGGGACGCGCATTTGGCAAAGAAATTATCACGATCATATCATCCGAGACGACGCAGATTTACAACGAATTCACCAATACATTCAGGACAATCCGATGAAATGGGCGTTAGATCAATTGCATCCTGACAATCCTTCCAAATGGTGA
- the cas3 gene encoding CRISPR-associated helicase Cas3', which yields MTISMMGEGTSPLRRGKSMSILFAKSNPPETLQKHTENCLDVYNSLREQMPFLTDVAQNSNFFEHLFYAVALHDFGKAATGFQKQLTNGTRWNYRHEILSAGFVAGIQLSQEAKKAIGLTILTHHKDIDTLRHTYKHYPESEIGFQVWQDKIKELEPTWEALMAIQKQVTHWCLLEKCMWTPVTSTDQLVNGYRDFLLPYQRTKRNHQLKNHPLSILHSTYGMLLRGCMIACDHLASAGKNEIQTALDNFKACLMQHIKQKAKQKGQQFHGWQPFQKVSGETTGQLMLSAPTGSGKTEAALLWSDKNQGKTLGNRVFYVLPYTASINAMYNRLTDLVSDDRIGVLHGKAAYFVYQQLVDKDYTYQEAAAEAQDQQNLTRKICRPYKVLTPFQLLKAFFGIRGFEMQMAEMSKGLFIFDEIHAYDPHTTALILTMVERLRKDYDAQFCIMTATMPQFLKGMISKVLGDPPQIEMGPEKRDTYTRHRVQLFDGNIHDAIPLIEERLSQKQRVLVVCNTVQQAQDVFQELMGVTENAKLLHSRFILKDRERIEKELEDANLLVGTQAVEVSLDIDFDCLFSEPAPIDALIQRFGRVNRKGEKDICDVHICEKGSENDKYIYSPDKIERTIKAFASVDVLHESKIQGLIDEVYSDGYNEDEQKKFDRAKQLFERHLQDIVPFIEDSKGHQEFNELFKSVEVVPECYEEDFWVKIENRQYYESRAYIAQISERQFGRLHREGQLYERKRFGKLGQWFIKVRYDDMLGLLLNEHSTNIL from the coding sequence ATGACAATATCTATGATGGGCGAGGGGACCTCGCCCCTACGCAGAGGAAAATCCATGTCAATATTGTTTGCAAAAAGCAACCCACCAGAAACGCTCCAAAAGCATACAGAAAATTGCCTCGACGTATACAATAGCCTCCGAGAACAGATGCCGTTTTTAACTGATGTCGCCCAAAATTCCAATTTCTTTGAGCATCTTTTCTACGCTGTCGCCCTTCACGATTTCGGAAAGGCGGCGACGGGTTTCCAAAAACAACTCACCAATGGCACGAGATGGAATTATCGCCATGAAATTCTATCTGCAGGATTTGTAGCAGGCATTCAACTCTCACAAGAAGCAAAAAAGGCAATCGGACTTACAATCTTGACACATCATAAAGATATTGACACCCTTAGGCACACATATAAGCACTATCCTGAAAGTGAAATCGGATTCCAAGTCTGGCAGGATAAAATCAAAGAATTAGAACCGACTTGGGAAGCGTTAATGGCAATTCAGAAACAAGTCACGCATTGGTGTCTTCTGGAAAAATGTATGTGGACACCTGTTACCTCAACTGACCAACTTGTTAACGGCTACCGCGATTTCTTGCTGCCTTACCAAAGAACTAAAAGGAACCATCAATTAAAAAATCATCCTTTATCCATCCTACACAGCACTTATGGCATGCTCCTCCGTGGGTGTATGATTGCTTGCGATCATCTCGCTTCTGCGGGAAAAAACGAGATACAAACCGCACTTGACAACTTTAAAGCCTGCCTGATGCAACACATTAAACAAAAGGCAAAGCAAAAAGGACAGCAGTTTCATGGGTGGCAACCCTTTCAAAAAGTCTCTGGAGAAACAACCGGGCAACTCATGCTCTCCGCACCGACAGGCTCCGGTAAAACTGAAGCCGCACTCCTCTGGTCGGACAAAAATCAGGGCAAGACACTTGGTAACCGTGTCTTTTATGTTTTACCCTACACTGCCAGCATCAACGCTATGTATAATCGATTGACAGACCTCGTATCCGATGACAGAATCGGTGTGTTGCACGGTAAAGCCGCTTATTTCGTTTATCAACAGCTCGTCGATAAAGACTATACCTATCAAGAGGCCGCAGCCGAAGCTCAAGATCAACAGAATCTGACTCGAAAAATTTGCCGACCTTACAAGGTACTCACCCCTTTTCAACTCCTAAAAGCCTTTTTTGGTATACGCGGCTTTGAGATGCAAATGGCGGAGATGTCCAAAGGGCTTTTTATTTTTGACGAAATCCACGCTTATGACCCGCACACAACCGCGCTTATTCTCACAATGGTAGAACGACTCCGTAAAGATTACGACGCACAATTCTGCATTATGACTGCCACAATGCCACAGTTCCTCAAAGGCATGATTAGTAAGGTACTTGGTGATCCACCACAGATTGAAATGGGACCCGAAAAACGGGACACATACACTCGACACCGAGTCCAATTATTTGACGGAAATATCCATGATGCAATTCCGCTGATTGAAGAGCGTCTCAGTCAAAAGCAGCGTGTTTTAGTCGTTTGTAATACTGTCCAGCAAGCACAAGATGTGTTTCAGGAATTAATGGGTGTAACCGAAAACGCTAAACTCCTTCACAGCCGATTTATCCTCAAAGACCGAGAACGGATTGAAAAGGAACTTGAAGACGCAAACCTACTCGTCGGCACGCAAGCCGTAGAAGTCTCACTCGATATTGATTTTGACTGTCTATTTTCAGAACCAGCCCCGATAGACGCGCTCATTCAACGTTTTGGTCGAGTTAACAGGAAAGGTGAAAAAGACATCTGTGATGTCCATATATGCGAAAAGGGTAGTGAAAACGACAAATATATCTATTCCCCTGACAAGATTGAACGCACTATAAAAGCGTTCGCATCTGTAGACGTTCTCCACGAATCCAAAATCCAAGGTCTGATTGATGAAGTTTATTCTGATGGCTATAATGAGGATGAACAGAAAAAATTTGATAGAGCGAAACAATTGTTTGAGCGGCACTTACAAGACATTGTGCCGTTTATTGAAGATTCTAAAGGGCATCAGGAATTTAATGAACTTTTTAAGAGTGTTGAGGTTGTACCCGAGTGTTATGAAGAAGATTTTTGGGTAAAAATTGAAAACCGTCAATACTACGAATCCAGAGCTTACATTGCCCAAATTAGTGAGCGTCAATTTGGAAGACTACACCGGGAGGGGCAGCTATATGAGCGTAAACGCTTTGGAAAGTTAGGGCAATGGTTCATAAAGGTTCGCTATGATGACATGCTCGGTTTACTTTTAAATGAACATAGCACAAACATCTTATAG
- the cas4 gene encoding CRISPR-associated protein Cas4, with protein sequence MQTPDQPNITGTAINYLYVCTRKLWFYQNHLDMEHTSEYVDMGNHLHDESYPREKRREWDIDNLVKIDFVDKYGILHDIKSGPAMETAHVMQLCYYLYLLKQKGISNRKGVINYPRQRRTTEVELTSEKEEEVEAAIEKVNEVAALPTPPHADYMKICKSCSYQELCWS encoded by the coding sequence ATGCAAACCCCAGACCAACCGAACATCACCGGCACTGCTATCAACTATCTCTACGTTTGCACACGCAAGCTCTGGTTCTATCAGAACCACCTCGACATGGAACACACTTCGGAATATGTTGACATGGGAAACCACCTCCACGACGAGAGTTACCCTCGCGAAAAACGCAGAGAATGGGACATTGACAATCTCGTGAAAATAGATTTCGTCGACAAATACGGTATCCTCCACGACATCAAATCGGGGCCTGCGATGGAAACCGCACACGTCATGCAGCTCTGTTATTACCTCTATCTCCTCAAACAGAAGGGAATATCCAACAGGAAAGGCGTTATAAACTACCCACGCCAACGGCGAACGACCGAGGTCGAACTCACATCCGAAAAGGAAGAAGAAGTGGAAGCTGCTATCGAAAAAGTAAATGAAGTTGCAGCGTTACCGACACCCCCTCACGCCGACTATATGAAAATCTGTAAATCCTGTAGCTACCAAGAACTCTGTTGGAGTTAA
- the cas1b gene encoding type I-B CRISPR-associated endonuclease Cas1 — MSRNYYITQPGRLRRKDNTLYLEPENARRIPIPIEDIDSLYFYGELDLNTRLLNFLSQKHIAFHVFNYYGYYSGSYYPREYLNSGSLLVKQVQHYESPANRMPLAHEFVASAVFNMLRILRYHTNRDKDCGAQIEAIEAIFAESQTAKNTNALMGYEGLIRDTYYTAFNTILALKIPFEKRVRRPPDNPINAIISFGNSMMYTACLTEIYRTQLNPTVSFLHEPGERRFSLSLDLAEIFKPLIIDRIIFRLFNRRQLNESKHFENSIDGCYLNDKGRKLFIAAFDEQLKQTVSHRKLKRHVSYQRLIRLECYKLIKHLVGMETYQALRPWW, encoded by the coding sequence ATGTCCCGGAACTACTACATCACCCAACCCGGCAGACTGCGCCGGAAAGACAACACACTGTACTTAGAGCCAGAAAATGCCCGACGCATCCCGATCCCTATTGAAGACATTGACTCGCTTTACTTCTACGGTGAACTTGATCTTAACACCAGACTCCTCAACTTCCTTTCGCAGAAACATATTGCCTTTCATGTGTTTAACTACTACGGTTATTATTCAGGGAGTTACTACCCCAGAGAATACCTCAACTCGGGTTCCCTGCTCGTCAAACAGGTCCAACACTACGAAAGTCCCGCCAATCGGATGCCCCTGGCACACGAATTCGTTGCGTCCGCTGTTTTCAATATGTTACGGATTTTGCGGTATCACACGAATCGTGATAAAGATTGCGGGGCGCAAATTGAAGCAATTGAGGCAATTTTTGCTGAAAGCCAAACCGCAAAGAACACGAACGCATTGATGGGCTATGAGGGCCTCATCCGAGACACCTATTACACTGCCTTCAATACAATTTTGGCGTTAAAGATACCTTTTGAAAAGCGCGTCCGTCGTCCACCGGACAATCCGATCAACGCCATCATCTCATTTGGCAACTCGATGATGTATACCGCCTGCCTCACGGAAATCTATCGCACGCAGCTCAACCCGACGGTCAGTTTCCTCCACGAGCCCGGAGAACGCCGCTTCTCGCTGAGTCTCGATCTTGCCGAAATTTTCAAACCACTCATCATTGACAGAATTATATTTCGTTTGTTCAACCGTCGGCAGCTCAACGAGTCAAAACACTTTGAAAATAGTATTGATGGGTGTTACCTCAATGACAAAGGGCGTAAACTGTTCATCGCTGCATTTGATGAGCAATTGAAGCAGACCGTTTCGCATCGAAAATTGAAACGTCACGTTTCCTACCAGCGACTCATCCGTTTGGAGTGTTACAAACTCATCAAGCATCTGGTCGGTATGGAGACCTATCAGGCACTGCGTCCGTGGTGGTAG
- the cas2 gene encoding CRISPR-associated endonuclease Cas2 produces MYIILVYDIQVKRVAKVCKYLRQHLNWIQNSVFEGQLTKAQFARVKSRLAALTDPEQDSIIIYQLRDARWMNKEVMGVDKNPATNLL; encoded by the coding sequence ATGTACATCATTCTGGTTTACGACATTCAAGTCAAGCGCGTCGCGAAGGTCTGTAAATACCTCCGACAGCACCTCAATTGGATCCAAAATTCAGTCTTTGAAGGGCAGTTAACCAAAGCGCAGTTCGCACGAGTCAAATCGAGGTTAGCGGCACTCACTGATCCCGAACAAGACTCTATCATTATCTATCAACTACGCGATGCCCGGTGGATGAATAAAGAGGTCATGGGAGTCGATAAGAATCCCGCGACGAACCTACTCTAA